A window of the Blastopirellula sediminis genome harbors these coding sequences:
- a CDS encoding phosphatase PAP2 family protein: protein MGSEPQTHASVTDSPQLAVYHEEPETAPTSLRRVFYLAAALFVLGFLALPIDHPVGANFVAPGEFAWKVKGDLRTLLLLSETFAHGTGVVMIVIALAVLDRQNRQLFYVPLLTALGGGMMANILKVSLLARIRPQAFDFTKSVWDSFYAPFPLFNSAAWSHLGEHNFQGCPSAHSATAAALAVALTTIYPHGKWLFIVLAFLAGCQRVLVGAHFPSDVVWGWAVGALFAAVILDHDRLIRWTSAWTGQVAKIWRGAKRA from the coding sequence ATGGGCAGCGAACCCCAAACGCATGCGTCGGTGACCGATTCGCCGCAACTGGCGGTCTATCACGAAGAGCCGGAGACCGCGCCGACTTCGCTGCGGCGCGTCTTTTACCTGGCCGCAGCGCTGTTTGTCCTCGGGTTTCTTGCGTTGCCGATTGACCATCCGGTCGGCGCCAATTTCGTCGCCCCTGGCGAGTTCGCCTGGAAGGTGAAGGGAGACTTGCGGACGCTGTTGCTGCTGAGCGAAACGTTCGCTCACGGAACCGGCGTGGTGATGATTGTGATCGCGCTGGCCGTACTCGATCGCCAGAACCGCCAGCTGTTTTACGTGCCGCTGTTGACGGCGCTTGGCGGCGGGATGATGGCGAACATCTTGAAGGTCTCGCTCCTGGCGCGGATTCGGCCCCAGGCGTTCGATTTCACGAAGTCGGTCTGGGATTCGTTTTACGCTCCCTTTCCGCTGTTCAATTCGGCGGCGTGGTCCCATTTGGGCGAGCACAACTTCCAAGGTTGTCCTTCGGCCCATTCGGCGACTGCGGCGGCTTTGGCGGTGGCGCTTACCACGATCTATCCGCACGGGAAGTGGTTGTTCATCGTTCTGGCGTTCTTGGCGGGGTGCCAGCGTGTGCTGGTCGGGGCGCACTTTCCCAGCGACGTCGTCTGGGGCTGGGCGGTTGGGGCGCTCTTCGCGGCGGTGATCCTGGATCACGATCGTCTGATTCGCTGGACCAGCGCTTGGACGGGGCAAGTCGCCAAGATCTGGCGCGGGGCCAAACGCGCATAA
- a CDS encoding ArnT family glycosyltransferase: MKGGRFTPWLLASVAAISFFANLGGARLWDRDEPRNAGCAVEMLQANDWITPRFNAEVRSHKPVLLYWLMMTSYAVLGVSEFSARFFSAALSVVGVLLTYDMGRRLLNREAAFWGALALATSLMFAMAARIATPDALLIFTVTLAMWTYVWGVGDWSDPETKYYPQSWWKLTLLYGAMGLAMLAKGPIGLVLPTAIIGMFLLIQRLPEETATGWRRWLTPLRPFAPLHFLKTVWFMRPLLALAAALVVALPWYLWVAVREFAWIRGFFWEHNLGRATAAMEGHQGPFIFYIVAICIGFFPWSIFFVPTILDLTAQIRRRAKEMPGLIFLACWCCVWITLFTIAKTKLPSYVTPCYPALALLVGATLARFVSGETEVSRRWNFAGFAISIVVGLGFLIGAPLALDQVIPGEAILAIVGIAPLVGGIAAIYFSSRNQTGVGLGVYGGASLAFVLLLFAFAAQRVDRHQLNESIITILRDSSDEELFAYNALEPSWIFYSGRSIQEIQGDEQLLQQEIAASPAPLIVTTRGQYEMLSDQTRKQLPVVESVPYFLRKEELIVIAPSDSPLAKMAALRNSDAR; the protein is encoded by the coding sequence ATGAAGGGGGGACGATTTACCCCTTGGTTGTTGGCGAGCGTCGCGGCGATTTCGTTTTTTGCGAATCTCGGCGGCGCACGACTCTGGGATCGCGACGAACCGCGGAATGCGGGCTGCGCGGTCGAAATGCTCCAGGCGAATGACTGGATCACGCCACGTTTCAACGCCGAGGTTCGTTCCCACAAGCCGGTCCTGCTCTATTGGTTGATGATGACCAGCTACGCCGTGCTCGGCGTCAGCGAATTCTCCGCTCGCTTCTTCTCGGCGGCGCTCAGCGTCGTCGGCGTCTTGCTGACCTACGACATGGGGCGGCGTCTCTTGAATCGGGAAGCGGCCTTTTGGGGCGCTCTTGCGCTGGCGACTTCGCTGATGTTCGCGATGGCGGCGCGGATTGCGACGCCGGATGCGCTGTTGATCTTTACCGTGACCCTCGCGATGTGGACGTACGTCTGGGGCGTCGGCGATTGGTCCGATCCCGAAACGAAATACTATCCGCAGTCGTGGTGGAAGCTAACGCTCCTCTACGGCGCCATGGGTCTGGCGATGCTCGCCAAAGGTCCGATCGGCCTGGTCTTGCCGACGGCGATCATCGGCATGTTCCTGCTGATTCAGCGTTTGCCCGAAGAGACGGCGACCGGCTGGCGACGTTGGCTGACGCCGCTTCGTCCGTTCGCGCCGCTTCACTTCCTGAAGACGGTCTGGTTCATGCGTCCCCTCTTAGCGCTCGCCGCTGCGCTGGTCGTTGCGCTCCCGTGGTACTTGTGGGTGGCGGTGCGTGAATTCGCGTGGATTCGCGGATTTTTCTGGGAACATAACCTCGGCCGCGCAACGGCTGCGATGGAAGGGCACCAAGGCCCCTTCATTTTTTACATCGTCGCGATCTGCATCGGCTTCTTTCCGTGGTCGATCTTTTTCGTGCCGACGATTCTCGATCTGACCGCCCAGATTCGCCGCCGCGCGAAAGAAATGCCGGGGCTGATCTTTCTCGCTTGTTGGTGCTGCGTCTGGATCACGTTGTTTACGATCGCCAAGACGAAGCTGCCGAGCTATGTGACTCCGTGTTATCCGGCGCTGGCGCTGTTGGTCGGCGCGACCTTGGCCCGGTTCGTCTCGGGCGAAACGGAAGTGAGCCGCCGCTGGAACTTCGCCGGCTTTGCGATCTCGATCGTGGTCGGGCTGGGCTTTTTGATCGGGGCGCCGCTGGCGCTGGATCAGGTCATCCCCGGCGAAGCGATTCTGGCGATCGTCGGCATCGCGCCGCTGGTTGGCGGCATCGCTGCGATCTACTTCTCCAGTCGAAATCAGACCGGCGTTGGACTCGGCGTCTATGGCGGAGCGAGTCTCGCCTTCGTACTGCTGCTCTTCGCCTTTGCGGCGCAGCGGGTCGATCGCCATCAGTTGAATGAGTCGATCATTACCATCCTCCGGGACAGCAGCGACGAAGAGTTGTTCGCCTACAACGCGCTCGAACCGAGCTGGATCTTCTACAGCGGCCGTTCGATCCAAGAGATCCAAGGTGACGAACAACTACTTCAGCAAGAAATCGCTGCGAGTCCGGCGCCCCTGATCGTCACCACCCGCGGTCAGTACGAAATGTTGTCGGACCAAACTCGCAAACAGTTGCCGGTGGTGGAGTCGGTTCCTTACTTTCTGCGTAAGGAAGAACTGATCGTCATAGCGCCAAGCGATTCTCCGCTGGCAAAAATGGCGGCGCTGCGTAACTCGGACGCTCGCTAA
- a CDS encoding DUF1501 domain-containing protein: protein MLQLTSRAKTVTCDGMVRRDFLQVGALGALGLSLPQLMAAKAQGAVADNHDERSVIMIFNLGAPSQMDTFDPKPDAAVEVRGPFKPIQTKSPDIQLTEILPKHAELADQFSLVRSCYHTAAAVHDTGHQMLQTGRLFTGGVNTPHAGCVLEYLRGRKTDLPAHVILPEPMGNTGGNLPHGQDAGFLGKAYDPFALMADPSKPNFQVPDLLPPKEVGQARLERRRRLRQVVEGTMRDFETSESAKLMDANFESAYRMITSPAARDAFDLTKEPPALRERYGMNRFGQSCLLARRLIEAGVRFVTVNTFLTVFNEITWDIHGSKPFTSIEGMKEIVAPMYDQAYSALLTDLIDRGLLENTLVCNLAEFGRTPRVNPAGGRDHWPQCFTVYFAGGGVQGGRVVGRSDPNGAYPAERPTPPSEVVATIYRSLGLDLETALPGPAGRPFPLVDFGAHAIDELF from the coding sequence ATGCTCCAACTAACCTCTCGCGCCAAAACTGTTACTTGCGACGGCATGGTCCGCCGCGACTTTTTGCAGGTCGGCGCCCTGGGTGCGCTTGGTTTGTCGCTCCCCCAGTTGATGGCCGCCAAAGCGCAAGGCGCCGTCGCCGACAATCATGACGAACGTAGCGTCATCATGATTTTCAATCTCGGCGCGCCGAGCCAAATGGATACCTTCGATCCGAAGCCTGACGCGGCGGTCGAAGTCCGGGGGCCGTTCAAGCCGATCCAGACGAAGAGCCCTGACATCCAGCTGACCGAGATCCTGCCGAAGCATGCCGAGCTGGCCGATCAGTTCTCGTTGGTTCGCAGCTGTTATCACACCGCGGCCGCCGTGCATGACACCGGTCACCAGATGCTGCAGACGGGTCGTCTGTTTACCGGCGGCGTCAACACGCCGCATGCCGGCTGCGTTCTCGAGTATCTCCGTGGTCGCAAGACCGACCTGCCGGCGCATGTGATTCTGCCGGAACCGATGGGAAATACCGGCGGCAATCTGCCGCATGGGCAAGATGCCGGCTTTCTGGGGAAAGCGTACGATCCGTTCGCCCTGATGGCCGATCCTTCGAAGCCGAACTTTCAGGTCCCGGACTTGCTGCCGCCGAAAGAAGTGGGCCAAGCGCGACTCGAGCGTCGCCGCCGGCTGCGTCAGGTGGTTGAAGGGACCATGCGCGACTTCGAGACGAGCGAATCGGCCAAGCTGATGGACGCCAACTTTGAGTCAGCCTATCGCATGATCACCAGCCCGGCCGCCCGGGACGCGTTTGACCTGACCAAAGAACCTCCGGCATTGCGCGAACGCTACGGCATGAATCGCTTTGGCCAAAGTTGTTTGCTCGCGCGACGTTTGATCGAGGCGGGGGTACGCTTCGTGACGGTCAACACCTTCCTGACGGTCTTCAACGAGATCACCTGGGACATCCATGGCTCGAAGCCGTTCACGTCGATCGAAGGGATGAAAGAGATCGTCGCGCCGATGTACGATCAGGCCTATTCGGCGCTGCTGACCGACTTGATCGATCGCGGCTTGCTCGAGAATACGCTGGTCTGCAATCTGGCGGAGTTCGGCCGAACGCCGCGGGTCAATCCGGCCGGCGGTCGCGATCACTGGCCGCAATGCTTTACCGTCTATTTCGCCGGGGGCGGAGTCCAGGGAGGTCGCGTCGTCGGACGTAGCGATCCCAACGGCGCCTATCCGGCCGAACGTCCCACGCCTCCGTCGGAAGTGGTTGCGACCATTTATCGCAGTCTGGGACTTGATCTGGAAACGGCGCTGCCTGGTCCTGCCGGTCGGCCGTTTCCGCTGGTTGATTTTGGAGCGCACGCGATCGATGAACTCTTCTAA
- a CDS encoding DUF1549 domain-containing protein: MRAYRVFLLLALAAAYAAVVGDLHASEPALRVLPGEIVLDTVKSTQRVVVQRFDGDQALAEAQGVVWKSSDASIATVENGTVIPHANGTVTITAAAGEQTATAQVKISGQDQEFHWNFRNQILSIFSKANCNGGACHGALAGKKGFKLSLFGYDPPADYDAITRHARGRRVNFSEPAHSLLLLKPIGAQPHKGGVRFAADSPEFMAIAEWIADGAPQPQESDARLERLEILPAGSRQTPGNQQQLVVIAHYNDGRQEDVTRWAKFDSVNTSVAEVDASGHVSIVGPGEGAVKAWFLNENVLAFVSVPYPGESTAAAIAAAPKRNFIDEMILAKLESLNLPPSPPVDDAQFLRRAYLDAIGVLPTVEETRKFLADEDPNRRDKLIDALLERPEFVDYWAYQWSDLLLVSGDRLRPEAVKSYYGWIRGQVEKNRPWDEMVHELVTASGGTYEHGAANFYALHQDPTVMAETVAQAFLGLSINCAKCHNHPLEKWTNDQYYGMANLFSRVRGKGWGGDFRSGDGKRTVFTDTAGELVQPRTGKPQPPRPLDGEAVPFDATDDRREHLADWLTSPENPYFSRAIVNRVWANFFGVGLVEKVDDVRLTNPASNEALLAATQAYLVEHDFQLKDLMRTIMQSAAYQRSSESLPANSNDQRFYSHYYPRRLSAEVILDAYAAVTKSPSKFEGYDPGTRAMQLPDAAIQSDFLATFGRPERLITCDCERSDEPSMTQALHLYNGDTLLKKLGSEGSVSHELAKSEQSPQQIIEEAYLATLCRFPTAAETEALSAEFELLKGEDRRELVDDLFWSLLTSKEFLFNH, from the coding sequence ATGCGCGCCTATCGTGTTTTCCTGTTACTCGCTCTGGCCGCGGCTTATGCCGCCGTCGTCGGCGATTTGCACGCTAGTGAGCCTGCGCTCCGCGTGCTGCCCGGCGAGATCGTCCTCGATACCGTCAAATCGACGCAACGAGTCGTTGTGCAGCGATTTGATGGCGACCAGGCGTTGGCGGAAGCCCAGGGCGTGGTCTGGAAATCGTCGGACGCATCGATCGCCACGGTAGAAAACGGAACGGTCATTCCCCACGCTAACGGCACGGTCACCATCACCGCCGCCGCCGGCGAACAAACCGCGACCGCCCAAGTGAAGATCAGCGGCCAAGACCAGGAGTTCCACTGGAACTTCCGCAACCAGATTTTGTCGATCTTCTCGAAAGCGAACTGCAACGGGGGTGCGTGCCACGGTGCGCTCGCCGGCAAGAAAGGGTTCAAGCTTTCGCTCTTCGGCTATGATCCGCCGGCCGACTACGACGCGATTACGCGCCATGCCCGGGGTCGCCGCGTGAACTTCAGCGAACCTGCCCACAGCTTGCTGTTGCTCAAACCGATTGGCGCCCAGCCGCACAAAGGGGGCGTCCGGTTCGCCGCCGATTCGCCGGAGTTCATGGCGATCGCCGAGTGGATCGCCGACGGCGCTCCGCAACCGCAAGAGTCGGACGCACGGCTGGAGCGGCTCGAAATCTTGCCGGCCGGAAGTCGGCAGACGCCAGGCAATCAGCAGCAGTTGGTCGTCATCGCCCACTACAACGATGGCCGCCAAGAAGACGTCACCCGCTGGGCCAAGTTCGACTCGGTAAACACCTCGGTCGCCGAAGTCGACGCGAGCGGTCACGTCTCGATCGTCGGTCCCGGCGAAGGCGCCGTGAAGGCGTGGTTCCTCAACGAAAACGTCCTCGCCTTCGTCAGCGTTCCCTATCCGGGCGAATCGACCGCCGCAGCGATCGCCGCCGCGCCGAAGCGCAACTTCATCGACGAGATGATCCTGGCGAAGCTCGAAAGCTTGAACCTCCCGCCGTCCCCTCCGGTCGACGACGCGCAGTTCCTGCGGCGCGCTTATCTCGATGCGATCGGCGTTTTGCCGACGGTCGAAGAGACCCGCAAGTTTCTCGCCGACGAAGATCCGAACAGGCGCGACAAGCTGATTGACGCGCTGCTAGAACGGCCGGAGTTCGTCGACTACTGGGCCTACCAATGGTCGGACTTGCTGCTGGTCAGCGGCGATCGACTGCGTCCCGAAGCGGTGAAAAGCTATTACGGCTGGATCCGCGGGCAAGTCGAGAAGAATCGTCCGTGGGACGAGATGGTGCACGAACTGGTGACCGCCAGCGGAGGAACGTACGAACATGGCGCCGCCAACTTCTACGCGCTGCATCAAGATCCGACCGTCATGGCCGAAACGGTCGCCCAGGCGTTTCTCGGTCTCTCGATCAACTGCGCCAAGTGCCACAATCATCCGCTCGAGAAATGGACCAACGACCAATACTACGGCATGGCGAATCTCTTCTCGCGCGTCCGTGGCAAAGGTTGGGGGGGCGATTTCCGTAGCGGCGATGGGAAGCGGACCGTCTTTACCGACACCGCCGGCGAATTGGTGCAACCGCGAACCGGCAAGCCGCAACCGCCGCGTCCGCTCGATGGCGAAGCGGTGCCGTTTGACGCCACCGACGACCGCCGCGAACATCTGGCCGATTGGCTCACCTCGCCGGAGAATCCTTATTTCTCCCGCGCGATCGTCAATCGCGTCTGGGCGAATTTCTTCGGCGTCGGTTTGGTCGAAAAGGTGGACGACGTTCGTTTGACCAATCCGGCCAGCAACGAGGCTTTGCTCGCCGCGACGCAAGCCTACCTCGTCGAACATGACTTCCAGCTGAAAGACCTGATGCGAACGATCATGCAGTCGGCCGCCTATCAGCGAAGCAGCGAGTCGTTGCCGGCGAATTCGAACGACCAGCGATTCTATTCGCACTACTATCCCCGGCGACTTTCGGCCGAGGTGATCCTCGACGCTTACGCGGCGGTGACCAAGTCGCCGTCGAAGTTCGAAGGATACGACCCCGGCACCCGCGCGATGCAGCTTCCCGACGCCGCGATTCAGTCCGACTTTTTGGCGACCTTTGGTCGTCCCGAACGGCTGATCACCTGCGATTGCGAGCGGAGCGACGAACCGTCGATGACGCAGGCCCTCCACCTATACAACGGCGATACGCTGTTGAAGAAGTTGGGGTCCGAAGGGAGCGTCTCGCACGAACTCGCCAAGAGCGAACAATCGCCGCAACAAATCATTGAAGAGGCCTACCTGGCGACTCTTTGCCGCTTCCCGACCGCCGCCGAAACGGAAGCCCTTTCCGCGGAGTTTGAGCTGCTCAAAGGAGAAGACCGTCGCGAATTGGTCGACGATCTTTTCTGGAGCCTGCTCACCTCAAAAGAATTCCTCTTCAATCACTAA